A genomic segment from Tachypleus tridentatus isolate NWPU-2018 unplaced genomic scaffold, ASM421037v1 Hic_cluster_2, whole genome shotgun sequence encodes:
- the LOC143242350 gene encoding U4/U6.U5 tri-snRNP-associated protein 1-like, protein MFFFCSKLRAKIGLKPLQLQEEIPGLEQADGDNDGEEEDRKEVFVKTENISDKKKEETMREKLKIQKEKRKIADKLSKTKGLGESDSEGEDVLSWVKKSESCRKERKQISG, encoded by the exons atgtttttcttttgtagtaAATTAAGAGCAAAGATAGGCCTCAAGCCATTACAACTTCAAGAAGAAATACCTG GTCTCGAGCAAGCTGATGGTGACAATGATGGTGAGGAAGAAGACAGGAAAGAAGTGTTTGTTAAGACGGAAAACATTTCGgataaaaaaaaggaagaaactaTGCGTGAAAAGTTAAAGATTCAGAAAGAAAAGAGGAAAATAGCTGATAAATTAAG TAAAACAAAAGGTCTGGGAGAATCTGATTCAGAGGGTGAAGATGTGTTGTCATGGGTGAAGAAAAGCGAGAGTTGCAGGAAAGAGAGAAAGCAGATAAGCGGGtaa